The following are from one region of the Halosolutus amylolyticus genome:
- the bioB gene encoding biotin synthase BioB — protein sequence MVYETNNETVDGALERVLAGERLDRTDGLALMAQPVDPLAEAGAVVRDHFGDGTVDACSIVNAKAGNCAEDCGFCAQSVHFDTGIDTYGFLGPEKILEAAKRAERDGAQRFGIVVAEKGVSKEHRPDEWAEVLESIRLVRDECDLEVDASLGILTEEEAAILADEGINHYNHNIETSPRYFPEIVDTHSFEDRVKTLEVAKAAGMDLCAGVILGMGETPTDRVEAAIALQEIGISSLPVNVLNPVPGTPLYERGVDITTEEIVKTVAVYKLLHPESRVRLTGGREANLDPGEQHLPLEAGADGLLTGDYLTTEGQSPGEDIEIVERAGLEPNREVNDFDPEAVKDRHGASTESSTETAASAGAEPSDD from the coding sequence GTGGTTTACGAGACGAACAACGAGACGGTCGACGGCGCGCTCGAGCGGGTCCTGGCCGGCGAGCGACTCGATCGGACCGACGGGCTCGCGCTGATGGCCCAGCCGGTCGACCCGCTCGCAGAAGCCGGGGCGGTCGTGCGCGACCACTTCGGTGACGGCACGGTCGACGCCTGCTCGATCGTCAACGCGAAGGCGGGCAACTGCGCCGAGGACTGTGGCTTCTGTGCGCAGTCGGTCCACTTCGACACCGGTATCGATACCTACGGCTTTCTCGGCCCGGAGAAGATCCTCGAGGCCGCGAAGCGCGCCGAACGCGACGGCGCACAGCGGTTCGGGATCGTCGTCGCCGAGAAGGGCGTCTCGAAGGAACACCGGCCCGATGAGTGGGCTGAGGTTCTCGAGTCGATCCGACTCGTCCGGGACGAGTGCGACCTCGAGGTCGACGCCTCGCTCGGGATTCTCACCGAGGAAGAGGCCGCGATCCTCGCAGACGAGGGGATCAATCACTACAATCACAACATCGAAACCTCTCCGCGGTACTTCCCCGAGATCGTCGACACCCACTCCTTCGAGGATCGGGTGAAGACGCTCGAAGTGGCCAAGGCGGCCGGCATGGACCTCTGTGCGGGCGTCATCCTCGGTATGGGCGAGACGCCCACCGATCGGGTCGAGGCCGCGATCGCCCTGCAGGAGATCGGCATCTCTTCGCTCCCGGTGAACGTCCTGAACCCGGTCCCGGGCACGCCGCTGTACGAACGGGGCGTCGACATCACGACCGAGGAGATCGTCAAGACGGTCGCGGTGTACAAACTGCTCCACCCCGAGTCGCGGGTGCGACTCACCGGCGGTCGCGAGGCCAACCTCGATCCCGGCGAGCAACACCTGCCCCTGGAGGCGGGCGCGGACGGCCTGCTGACGGGCGACTACCTCACGACGGAGGGCCAGTCCCCCGGCGAGGACATCGAGATCGTCGAACGGGCCGGGCTGGAACCCAACCGGGAGGTCAACGACTTCGATCCCGAGGCGGTGAAGGACCGTCACGGCGCGTCGACGGAGTCGTCGACCGAGACGGCGGCGAGTGCGGGCGCGGAACCGAGCGACGACTAG
- a CDS encoding DUF5795 family protein: MSENRVVQGRMVTATKLAELIEDDSVMEVDSIEEAERDCPECGGNVLKVGYMPSVTAFVTGWKCQDCDWSETDRD, from the coding sequence GTGAGCGAAAATCGCGTCGTTCAGGGTCGAATGGTCACGGCAACGAAACTCGCGGAGTTGATCGAGGACGACTCGGTGATGGAAGTCGACTCGATCGAGGAGGCAGAGCGGGACTGTCCCGAGTGTGGCGGGAACGTCCTGAAGGTCGGCTACATGCCGTCCGTGACGGCGTTCGTCACCGGCTGGAAGTGCCAGGACTGCGACTGGAGCGAGACCGATCGGGACTGA
- a CDS encoding transcriptional regulator: MDEITFAVLGTGGIGRRTLEVSQHKDALTPVAACDRHGTAIDADGLDVDELLAATEGNIDSEVATDGGTGAAAAEGEGGIKQHGEDRGVVASAQARPSEDPIQDIIDHGDRIDAVLLALPNYEHDFIPRVADRFVEGGYSGVMIDVLKRSRVIDMLDDRSEAFEEQGITFVCGAGATPGFLTGAAALAAQSFVEVTDVDIHWGVGLKSGYEDNRGTVREDIAHLPEYDIETARDLTDEEIEAIIDAHDGVIEFEDMEHADDVLLERAGICDADDVSVGGVLDVESDEKPTTTTVSVMGTTFDGETATNTFQLDDATSMEANVNGPALGYLKAGVRRNRAGEYGVFGPAELMPGF, from the coding sequence ATGGACGAAATCACGTTTGCGGTACTCGGAACCGGCGGTATCGGACGACGAACGCTCGAAGTCAGCCAGCACAAGGACGCACTCACCCCCGTCGCGGCCTGCGATCGCCACGGGACCGCGATCGACGCCGACGGACTGGACGTCGACGAACTGCTGGCGGCGACGGAGGGGAATATCGACAGCGAAGTTGCGACGGACGGCGGAACCGGTGCGGCCGCCGCCGAGGGCGAGGGCGGCATCAAACAGCACGGCGAGGACCGGGGCGTCGTCGCCTCCGCGCAGGCCCGGCCCAGCGAGGACCCCATCCAAGATATTATCGACCACGGCGATCGGATCGACGCCGTCCTGCTCGCACTGCCGAACTACGAACACGACTTCATCCCGCGTGTGGCCGATCGGTTCGTCGAGGGCGGCTACTCGGGCGTCATGATCGACGTGCTCAAGCGATCGCGCGTGATCGACATGCTCGACGATCGGAGCGAGGCGTTCGAAGAGCAGGGTATCACGTTCGTCTGCGGCGCGGGCGCGACCCCCGGCTTCCTCACCGGCGCTGCCGCGCTGGCGGCCCAGTCGTTCGTCGAGGTGACGGACGTCGACATCCACTGGGGCGTCGGGCTCAAATCCGGGTACGAGGACAACCGCGGTACCGTCCGCGAGGACATCGCACACCTCCCGGAGTACGACATCGAGACCGCCCGCGACCTCACGGACGAGGAGATCGAAGCGATCATCGACGCCCACGACGGCGTCATCGAGTTCGAGGACATGGAACACGCCGACGACGTATTGCTCGAGCGCGCAGGGATCTGCGACGCCGACGACGTCAGCGTCGGCGGTGTGCTCGACGTCGAGAGCGACGAGAAGCCGACGACGACGACCGTCTCCGTGATGGGAACGACCTTCGACGGCGAGACGGCGACGAACACCTTCCAGCTCGACGACGCGACGAGCATGGAGGCGAACGTCAACGGGCCCGCGCTGGGCTACCTGAAGGCCGGCGTTCGGCGAAATCGTGCCGGCGAGTACGGCGTCTTCGGGCCGGCCGAACTGATGCCCGGCTTCTGA
- a CDS encoding UbiA family prenyltransferase: MTRSIAAHRRRQWVSSLAALVRVLVHSNVFISISAASVVVTTIGLADLPFDPRPFFIVVAVTMFVYTVNRFTDLEEDEANVPQRAAFIKRYGRLWLAVGTVLYLAAIGFAIALDVPGVGFMIVPLLAAILYSTVGVKRLFLVKNLFVGAAWALIPLGVGYYFGRPWQFEILFLTAYVGAMITIAAVIFDVKDIEGDRAEGIRTVPNTFGPGWTRIVSQVANVLVAALVPVVVAAGVLSPEFLVLLAFNGYVGAYIPFATPDRGPLFYGFVVDGEHLFLAVLVVVLEWAVW, translated from the coding sequence ATGACGAGGTCGATCGCCGCTCACCGCCGCCGGCAGTGGGTCTCGTCGCTGGCAGCACTCGTGCGCGTACTCGTTCACAGCAACGTCTTCATCTCGATCTCGGCAGCGAGCGTCGTCGTCACGACGATCGGACTCGCCGACCTGCCCTTCGATCCGCGCCCGTTTTTCATCGTCGTCGCGGTCACGATGTTCGTCTACACGGTCAACCGGTTCACGGATCTCGAGGAGGACGAGGCGAACGTTCCCCAGCGCGCGGCGTTCATCAAGCGGTACGGCCGGCTCTGGCTCGCCGTCGGAACGGTGCTCTATCTCGCGGCGATCGGTTTCGCGATCGCACTCGACGTGCCGGGCGTCGGGTTCATGATCGTGCCCCTGCTCGCCGCGATCCTGTACTCGACGGTGGGCGTCAAGCGCCTGTTTCTCGTGAAGAACCTGTTCGTCGGCGCGGCGTGGGCCCTGATCCCGCTGGGAGTCGGCTACTACTTCGGCCGGCCGTGGCAGTTCGAAATCCTGTTCCTGACCGCCTACGTCGGCGCGATGATCACGATCGCCGCGGTGATCTTCGACGTCAAGGACATCGAGGGCGATCGCGCGGAAGGGATTCGCACCGTCCCGAATACGTTCGGGCCCGGCTGGACCCGGATCGTCTCGCAGGTGGCGAACGTCCTCGTCGCGGCACTCGTCCCCGTGGTCGTCGCGGCCGGCGTGCTGTCACCCGAGTTCCTCGTCCTGCTCGCGTTCAACGGCTACGTCGGCGCGTACATCCCGTTCGCGACGCCCGATCGGGGACCGCTGTTCTACGGGTTCGTCGTCGACGGCGAACACCTCTTCCTGGCCGTCCTCGTCGTCGTCCTGGAGTGGGCCGTCTGGTAG
- a CDS encoding Lrp/AsnC family transcriptional regulator: protein MTEYNLDDVDKQLLKLLQENARSKAIELAEEIGVSDNTIHNRMERLENAGIITGYTTTIDRDLTGLRLYFHFSCTARISDRSDVAEKALALPQVTEVTELMTGQENLHIKAIGSENRDITHVAEQLDNLNLEINDENLVRAEHAIPLDYVEVMDQLPIEQ, encoded by the coding sequence TCAAGCTTCTTCAGGAGAATGCTCGGTCCAAGGCAATCGAACTGGCTGAAGAGATCGGCGTCTCCGACAACACCATTCACAATCGGATGGAACGGTTGGAGAACGCTGGCATCATCACCGGGTATACGACGACTATTGACCGCGACCTAACGGGCCTCCGTCTCTACTTTCATTTCAGCTGTACGGCCCGTATCAGTGACCGCTCCGACGTGGCCGAGAAGGCACTGGCTCTTCCGCAAGTCACCGAAGTGACCGAACTAATGACCGGCCAAGAGAACCTTCACATCAAGGCGATCGGATCCGAAAACAGGGACATTACCCATGTTGCCGAACAACTCGACAATCTCAACCTCGAGATTAACGACGAGAATCTCGTTCGGGCTGAACACGCGATCCCGCTCGACTATGTAGAGGTGATGGACCAGCTACCGATCGAACAGTGA
- a CDS encoding haloalkane dehalogenase, producing MVVRISEDRFENLPSFDYDPHYVDVGDVRMAYVEAEPSPEAGDADETFLCLHGEPTWSFLYRKMIPRLADRGRVIAPDLIGCGRSDRYEDREAYTVEMHYDAVETFVAELDLTNVTLVCQDWGGLLGLALAAHRPDRFARLVPMNTGLPDGTQEMPPIWHQFADLVATADDLDVGRLIENGTYNDLSEDVRDAYRAPFPDERYMAGIRTFPGLVPQSPDDPGAELFATARDRLAEWEKPAFVLFAENDPITYANRDPMRHLLPTADDQPDVWIENAAHFLQEDAAEAIADRIVDFVDRT from the coding sequence ATGGTCGTTCGTATCTCCGAAGATCGGTTCGAGAATCTTCCGTCGTTCGACTACGATCCCCACTACGTCGACGTGGGGGACGTTCGGATGGCGTACGTCGAGGCGGAGCCGTCACCGGAGGCCGGCGATGCCGACGAGACGTTCCTCTGTCTCCACGGCGAACCCACCTGGTCGTTCCTCTATCGCAAGATGATCCCGCGGCTGGCCGATCGGGGCCGCGTGATCGCCCCCGATCTGATCGGCTGTGGCCGATCGGACAGGTACGAGGACCGAGAGGCGTACACGGTCGAGATGCACTACGACGCCGTCGAGACGTTCGTCGCGGAGCTCGACCTGACGAACGTTACGCTCGTCTGCCAGGACTGGGGCGGGTTACTCGGTCTCGCGCTCGCAGCGCACCGGCCCGATCGGTTCGCGCGGCTGGTCCCGATGAACACGGGGCTCCCGGACGGCACGCAAGAGATGCCCCCGATCTGGCACCAGTTCGCGGACCTCGTCGCGACGGCCGACGACCTCGACGTGGGGCGATTGATCGAGAACGGGACCTACAACGACCTCTCCGAAGACGTCCGTGACGCCTATCGCGCCCCCTTCCCCGACGAGCGCTACATGGCGGGCATCCGGACGTTCCCGGGCCTGGTCCCCCAGTCGCCCGACGATCCCGGTGCCGAACTGTTCGCGACCGCCCGCGATCGACTCGCCGAGTGGGAGAAGCCGGCGTTCGTGCTCTTCGCCGAGAACGATCCCATCACCTACGCGAATCGCGATCCGATGCGCCACCTGTTGCCGACCGCTGACGATCAGCCCGACGTCTGGATCGAGAACGCCGCACACTTCCTGCAGGAAGACGCCGCCGAGGCGATCGCCGATCGGATCGTCGACTTCGTCGATCGAACGTGA
- a CDS encoding NAD(P)/FAD-dependent oxidoreductase: MTAPTDPTRQTDSTATSRYEVAVVGGGPAGLTTALYATRLGHETAVFDRGGGRAAMMQETHNVIGTPESVSGNEFLETAIDQLRSYGADYRREFVTGIDRGEGSFYLKTTEGSAVADRVVLATGFSDGRPEPPLPRTGRGLHYCLHCDAYMFVDESVYVMGNGDSAATVAMLMLNFTDDVDLLLRGDDPDWSDETDVLLEHHPVDIVREEVTGVRNGEDGWLEALEFADGSVRDYRGGFAMYGSDYNNDLAASLGADRTEDGAVVVDDHGRTSVDGLYAVGDLTPGHNQVPVAMGQGAKAGIAIHKSLREFPKSIAELEAEGAVDPQDVPGIAPAVRQQANAHSSAEGD; this comes from the coding sequence GTGACGGCACCAACTGACCCCACCAGACAGACCGACTCCACAGCGACGAGTCGCTACGAGGTCGCCGTCGTCGGCGGCGGTCCGGCCGGCCTGACGACCGCCCTGTACGCGACGCGACTCGGACACGAAACCGCGGTCTTCGATCGCGGCGGCGGCCGCGCCGCGATGATGCAGGAGACCCACAACGTCATCGGGACCCCCGAGTCCGTCTCCGGGAACGAGTTCCTCGAGACGGCGATCGACCAGCTTCGATCGTACGGCGCGGACTACCGTCGGGAGTTCGTCACCGGGATCGATCGGGGCGAGGGATCGTTCTACCTGAAGACGACCGAGGGCTCGGCGGTCGCCGATCGGGTCGTCCTCGCGACCGGGTTCTCGGACGGTCGACCCGAGCCGCCGCTGCCCCGAACCGGGCGTGGACTGCACTACTGCCTCCACTGCGACGCGTACATGTTCGTCGACGAATCGGTGTACGTGATGGGCAACGGCGACAGCGCCGCCACCGTCGCGATGCTCATGCTCAACTTCACCGACGACGTGGACCTCCTGTTGCGGGGCGACGACCCCGACTGGAGCGACGAGACGGACGTGCTGCTCGAGCACCACCCCGTCGATATCGTTCGCGAGGAGGTCACCGGCGTCCGCAACGGCGAAGACGGCTGGCTCGAGGCGCTCGAGTTCGCGGACGGCTCCGTCCGCGACTATCGCGGCGGCTTCGCGATGTACGGTTCCGACTACAACAACGACCTGGCGGCGTCCCTCGGCGCGGACCGCACCGAGGACGGCGCGGTCGTCGTCGACGATCACGGCCGAACGAGCGTCGACGGCCTCTACGCCGTCGGCGACCTGACCCCGGGGCACAACCAGGTTCCCGTCGCGATGGGCCAGGGTGCGAAAGCGGGTATCGCGATCCACAAGAGCCTCCGCGAGTTCCCGAAGTCGATCGCGGAACTCGAGGCGGAAGGGGCAGTCGATCCGCAGGACGTTCCCGGAATCGCCCCTGCGGTACGGCAGCAGGCGAACGCTCACTCGTCGGCAGAAGGTGACTGA
- the sucD gene encoding succinate--CoA ligase subunit alpha: protein MSVLVDDDTRVVVQGITGGEGKFHAEQMMEYGTNVVAGAVPGKGGQEAAGVPVYDTVHEAVEEENADTSVIFVPPAFAGDAIFESLDSGLDLAVAITEGIPTQDMARVNKRLSETDTRLIGPNCPGLITPGEAKLGILPGNIFAEGNVGLVSRSGTLTYQVVDSLTNRGIGQTTAIGIGGDPIIGTDFVDALELFENDDETDAIVMCGEIGGEDEEEAAAYIDEHVDTPVAGFIAGRTAPPGKRMGHAGAIVSGSGTGTAESKINALNDAGVPVGDTPEEVADHIEEFLD from the coding sequence ATGAGTGTACTAGTCGACGACGACACGCGCGTCGTGGTACAGGGCATCACCGGCGGGGAAGGCAAGTTCCACGCCGAACAGATGATGGAGTACGGTACCAACGTCGTCGCCGGCGCGGTCCCCGGCAAGGGCGGCCAGGAAGCCGCCGGCGTCCCCGTCTACGACACGGTCCACGAAGCCGTGGAAGAGGAGAACGCCGACACCTCGGTCATCTTCGTCCCGCCGGCGTTCGCGGGCGACGCCATCTTCGAGTCGCTCGACTCCGGACTCGACCTCGCGGTCGCCATCACGGAGGGCATTCCGACCCAGGACATGGCGCGGGTCAACAAGCGTCTCTCCGAGACCGACACCCGACTCATCGGGCCGAACTGCCCCGGTCTCATCACGCCCGGCGAGGCCAAACTGGGCATCCTCCCCGGCAACATCTTCGCCGAGGGGAACGTCGGCCTCGTCTCCCGATCGGGCACCCTGACCTACCAGGTCGTCGACAGCCTGACCAACCGCGGCATCGGCCAGACCACCGCGATCGGTATCGGCGGCGACCCGATCATCGGAACCGACTTCGTCGACGCCCTCGAACTGTTCGAGAACGACGACGAGACGGACGCGATCGTCATGTGCGGTGAGATCGGCGGCGAAGACGAGGAGGAGGCCGCCGCCTACATCGACGAGCACGTCGACACGCCCGTCGCCGGCTTCATCGCCGGCCGCACCGCCCCGCCGGGCAAGCGCATGGGCCACGCCGGCGCGATCGTCTCCGGTTCGGGTACCGGGACCGCCGAGAGCAAGATCAACGCGCTCAACGACGCGGGCGTCCCCGTCGGCGACACGCCAGAGGAAGTCGCCGACCACATCGAGGAGTTCCTCGACTAA
- a CDS encoding helix-turn-helix domain-containing protein, translated as MTDVPDRLYDLPPSAKLVLKVLEVDGAMTQGQIAAESRLSKRTVRFALESLREADVVHEGVYFRDARKSLYSIADSMSTDESTAASD; from the coding sequence ATGACTGACGTTCCGGATCGACTGTACGACCTCCCACCGAGCGCGAAACTCGTGTTGAAGGTTCTCGAGGTCGACGGCGCGATGACGCAGGGACAGATCGCGGCCGAATCCCGTCTGAGCAAGCGAACAGTTCGGTTCGCACTCGAGAGCCTCCGCGAGGCCGACGTCGTCCACGAAGGTGTGTACTTCCGCGACGCGCGAAAATCGCTCTACTCGATCGCCGACTCGATGTCGACCGACGAGTCGACGGCGGCGAGCGACTGA
- the sucC gene encoding ADP-forming succinate--CoA ligase subunit beta, whose amino-acid sequence MKLHEYQAKQVFADAGIPTPASQLASDVDGVVAAAEEIGYPVAVKAQVQVGGRGKAGGIKLVEDEEEARDAADSILGMDLKGYHVDRVLVEEAVDFTNELYVGITMDRGEGKPVAMVSTRGGVNIEEVAEEDPDAIAREHIDPSFGMHPYQARKAVYDAGVDRSVARDVSNVLMTLYDLWESRDGADAEINPLMVTSDDEVIAADAVMNIDEDALFRQPELAEMEEEAAGGDELEQKADEYGFDYVRLSGNVGIIGNGAGLVMTTLDLVDHYGGEPANFLDVGGGAKAARIANALDMVFSDDNVESVVFNIFGGITRGDEVAKGINEALEQFDEIPKPVVVRLAGTNWEEGMEILNEDLVTVEQTLEDAVQRAVEYAEEVEA is encoded by the coding sequence ATGAAATTACACGAGTATCAGGCGAAGCAGGTCTTCGCCGACGCCGGGATTCCGACGCCGGCGTCTCAACTCGCCTCCGACGTCGACGGCGTCGTCGCCGCGGCCGAGGAGATCGGGTACCCAGTAGCAGTGAAAGCGCAGGTCCAGGTCGGCGGCCGGGGGAAAGCCGGCGGGATCAAACTCGTCGAGGACGAGGAGGAGGCCCGCGACGCGGCCGACTCGATTCTCGGGATGGATCTCAAGGGCTACCACGTGGACCGCGTCCTCGTCGAGGAAGCGGTCGACTTCACGAACGAACTCTACGTCGGGATCACGATGGACCGCGGCGAGGGCAAGCCGGTCGCGATGGTCTCGACCCGCGGCGGCGTCAACATCGAGGAGGTCGCCGAGGAAGACCCCGACGCGATCGCGCGCGAGCACATCGATCCCTCGTTCGGGATGCACCCCTACCAGGCCCGCAAGGCCGTCTACGACGCGGGCGTCGATCGGTCCGTCGCGCGGGACGTCTCGAACGTCCTCATGACGCTGTACGACCTCTGGGAGAGTCGTGACGGCGCTGACGCCGAGATCAACCCGCTGATGGTCACGAGCGACGACGAGGTCATCGCGGCCGACGCCGTGATGAACATCGACGAGGACGCGCTGTTCCGCCAGCCCGAACTCGCGGAGATGGAAGAGGAGGCCGCGGGTGGCGACGAACTCGAGCAGAAGGCCGACGAGTACGGCTTCGACTACGTCCGACTCTCGGGCAACGTCGGGATCATCGGCAACGGTGCCGGGCTCGTGATGACGACGCTCGACCTCGTCGACCACTACGGCGGCGAACCCGCGAACTTCCTGGACGTCGGCGGCGGCGCGAAGGCCGCCCGCATCGCGAACGCCCTCGACATGGTGTTCTCCGACGACAACGTCGAGAGCGTCGTCTTCAACATCTTCGGCGGGATCACCCGCGGCGACGAGGTCGCCAAGGGGATCAACGAGGCCCTCGAACAGTTCGACGAGATTCCGAAGCCGGTCGTCGTCCGACTGGCCGGCACGAACTGGGAGGAAGGCATGGAGATTCTCAACGAGGACCTCGTGACGGTCGAACAGACCCTGGAGGACGCAGTCCAGCGTGCCGTCGAGTACGCTGAGGAGGTAGAAGCATGA
- a CDS encoding DUF3179 domain-containing protein, with the protein MNVRQVVPKDAIPSVDEPAFGTAYFGDGDDDVIVVETTPAKAYPVRILDYHEIVNDVLEDDDESIPIAVTWCPLCGSAIVYDRRVDGRSLEFGVSGKLADDDLVMYDRETGSEWKQSSGECIAGAFAGRRLTVRPSAMLTWDAFRERHPDGVVLQPLENARSEAASDGDTPAEITYDDRPYADYFDADGFGLAAHRETEGARSWDRTDIDPKTVVLGLEVGDEAVGFPLPRVVDAGGVVTDTVAGTDVAVFATESGIHAFETPGYGFEPAADGRFRGDSTVWDGATGEAADGRRLTRLPARRLFAFAWQDDHGPDAFFE; encoded by the coding sequence ATGAACGTTCGTCAGGTGGTGCCGAAAGACGCGATTCCGAGCGTCGACGAGCCCGCGTTCGGGACGGCGTATTTCGGGGACGGTGACGACGACGTCATCGTCGTCGAGACGACGCCAGCGAAGGCGTATCCGGTTCGCATCCTCGACTACCACGAGATCGTCAACGACGTGCTCGAGGACGACGACGAATCGATTCCGATCGCGGTGACGTGGTGTCCGCTCTGTGGCAGTGCGATCGTCTACGACCGAAGGGTCGACGGCCGCTCGCTCGAGTTCGGCGTCAGCGGGAAGCTGGCCGACGACGATCTCGTGATGTACGATCGCGAAACCGGATCGGAGTGGAAACAATCCTCCGGCGAGTGTATCGCCGGCGCGTTCGCGGGACGACGGCTGACGGTCCGGCCGTCCGCGATGCTGACCTGGGACGCGTTTCGCGAACGACACCCGGACGGCGTCGTGCTACAGCCCCTCGAGAACGCCCGGAGCGAGGCCGCGAGCGACGGCGACACGCCCGCGGAGATCACCTACGACGATCGACCGTACGCGGACTACTTCGACGCCGACGGATTCGGGCTGGCCGCCCACCGGGAAACGGAAGGGGCGCGATCGTGGGACCGAACGGATATCGACCCGAAGACCGTCGTTCTGGGTCTCGAGGTCGGCGACGAAGCCGTCGGATTTCCGCTCCCCCGCGTGGTCGACGCGGGCGGCGTCGTGACCGACACGGTCGCCGGAACCGACGTCGCCGTGTTCGCGACGGAGAGCGGAATTCACGCGTTCGAAACCCCCGGATACGGGTTCGAGCCGGCCGCAGACGGTCGGTTCCGCGGCGATTCGACCGTGTGGGACGGCGCGACGGGAGAGGCAGCCGACGGCCGACGGCTGACGCGACTGCCGGCGCGGCGACTCTTCGCGTTCGCGTGGCAGGACGATCACGGCCCGGACGCATTTTTCGAGTGA
- a CDS encoding phospholipase D-like domain-containing protein, translated as MSRTRRSLLRAVGSTGVVGSVVLGSDTNRAWSSRGSAPRIEPIFSYPSPLGRPDDVHERTILDLLHRAVPGTAVHLSLYAFTRTNVARACLAAADRGVDVNVLVDDHLAEADAVQRLRGRSNDRVSITADGGIGVSRNHNKFLLVEELNNGESNVVWQSSSNLTNTQRFLHNTSVVFRGAGDLYDVYREYWNELAAGDSDPHYNRTAETDSATVYFSPRSDFDTHLAALENVVPSRDATIRFMYSIWNEKRPAIVDRIAELVDAGCTVEVILNGEKSDIGQRLRRAGADVLEYPTTTVGRVTPWQSPNVHSKTMLVDADVDVDGETRRRRLVYTGSQNLSRNGLLANDETLLRIEDDDVYAQFVRDWKRVHEQGRRLASDGAMAIVRSLW; from the coding sequence ATGAGCAGGACCAGGCGATCCCTTCTCCGGGCCGTCGGTTCGACGGGCGTGGTGGGATCGGTCGTGCTCGGGTCGGACACGAACCGGGCGTGGTCGAGTCGCGGTTCCGCCCCCCGAATCGAGCCGATTTTCAGTTACCCGTCGCCGCTGGGGAGGCCCGACGACGTCCACGAGCGAACGATACTGGACCTGCTCCACCGGGCGGTGCCCGGGACGGCGGTGCACCTCTCCCTGTACGCGTTCACGCGCACCAACGTGGCGAGAGCGTGTCTCGCGGCCGCCGACCGCGGCGTCGACGTCAACGTCCTGGTGGACGACCACCTCGCCGAGGCGGACGCGGTCCAGCGACTCCGCGGACGGTCGAACGATCGCGTCTCGATCACCGCGGACGGAGGGATCGGCGTCTCCAGGAACCACAACAAGTTCCTCCTCGTCGAAGAACTGAACAACGGCGAGTCGAACGTCGTGTGGCAGTCCTCGTCGAACCTCACGAACACGCAGCGCTTTCTCCACAACACGTCCGTCGTGTTCCGCGGCGCCGGCGACCTGTACGACGTCTACCGGGAGTACTGGAACGAACTGGCCGCCGGCGACTCCGACCCGCACTACAATCGCACAGCAGAGACCGACTCCGCGACCGTGTACTTTTCCCCTCGATCCGACTTCGACACCCACCTCGCGGCCCTCGAGAACGTCGTTCCGTCCCGTGACGCGACGATCCGATTCATGTATTCGATCTGGAACGAGAAGCGTCCCGCGATCGTCGATCGCATCGCGGAACTCGTCGACGCGGGCTGTACGGTCGAGGTGATCCTCAACGGGGAGAAATCAGACATCGGCCAGCGCTTGCGGCGGGCGGGCGCGGACGTGCTCGAGTATCCGACGACGACGGTAGGCCGAGTGACGCCGTGGCAGTCGCCGAACGTCCACTCGAAGACCATGCTCGTCGACGCCGACGTCGACGTGGACGGCGAGACGAGACGCCGTCGCCTCGTCTACACGGGGTCGCAGAACCTGAGCAGAAACGGGTTACTCGCCAACGACGAGACGCTCCTCCGGATCGAAGACGACGACGTCTACGCCCAGTTCGTCCGGGACTGGAAGCGCGTTCACGAACAGGGGCGTCGCCTGGCCAGCGACGGAGCGATGGCGATCGTACGCTCCCTCTGGTGA
- a CDS encoding winged helix-turn-helix transcriptional regulator gives MEESTEQLEVWCAGEDWCPVTSTATLIGKKWHTVVLHRLLDNGPLGFNALKAEVGGISSKVLSDVLDDLEKKQLVDREIVSEKPVRVEYSLTEHGESLEPVIQEMARWGREHLTAAADEESSIV, from the coding sequence ATGGAGGAGTCGACAGAGCAACTAGAAGTGTGGTGTGCGGGCGAAGACTGGTGTCCCGTCACGTCGACTGCGACGTTGATCGGCAAGAAGTGGCACACGGTGGTCCTCCACCGACTGCTCGACAACGGCCCGCTCGGGTTCAACGCGCTGAAAGCGGAGGTCGGCGGCATCTCGAGCAAGGTCCTCTCGGACGTCCTGGACGATCTCGAGAAGAAGCAACTGGTCGACAGGGAGATCGTGAGCGAAAAACCGGTGCGCGTCGAGTACTCGCTGACCGAACACGGCGAATCGCTCGAACCGGTTATCCAGGAGATGGCCAGGTGGGGACGAGAACACCTGACGGCGGCTGCGGACGAGGAGAGTTCGATCGTGTGA